A window of the Ostrea edulis chromosome 1, xbOstEdul1.1, whole genome shotgun sequence genome harbors these coding sequences:
- the LOC125658271 gene encoding uncharacterized protein LOC125658271, with amino-acid sequence MASRVAVIGAGAAGLCAVRHLCASPDLFSVVCFELNSVVGGTWVYTDATGKDKNGLPIQSSMYKNLRTNLPKEVMAFPNFPFKSSLPSYIMHQDVLEYLQSYAAHYNLYRFIKLNTMVTKVHSRPCTGDRESWDVSYCDVTDRGQVHTQEFDAVVVCNGHYSIPLYPTIPGMEDFQGQVIHSHNYRSPEAFRDKRVVCLGAAASGQDIAVDVSTKAEMVYLSHNKPPLQTYLPDNVQQKPGIKKLGTRSVTFLNGDETDTDVLLLCTGYHYYFPFLSEDCQVQISDERITPLYKHLIHIDHPTMAFVGIPKTICPFPQFDVQIRFFLSSLSGKFRLPSKEDMLLDTEQDFQSRLSQGLLVRYAHVLGTRQWGYNDELADLAGVELIPRVVQNLYDYVHETRVKDIVRYKNRNYEIIDSERFSNLDKQT; translated from the exons ATGGCTAGTCGAGTGGCTGTGATTGGGGCCGGTGCAGCTGGTCTCTGCGCCGTCCGTCATCTGTGTGCTAGCCCGGATCTCTTTAGTGTGGTTTGTTTTGAGCTAAATTCTGTAGTTGGAGGGACGTGGGTCTATACAGACGCTACAGGAAAAGACAAAAATGGTCTACCAATCCAATCGTCCATGTACAAAAATCTCAG GACAAATTTACCAAAGGAAGTGATGGCTTTCCCTAACTTTCCATTTAAGTCATCTCTACCCTCCTATATAATGCATCAGGATGTGTTAGAATACTTGCAGAGTTATGCAGCTCACTATAATCTATATAGATTTATCAAG CTAAACACAATGGTGACCAAAGTTCATTCAAGACCCTGCACTGGAGACAGAGAATCATGGGACGTGTCATACTGTGATGTCACAGACCGAGGGCAGGTTCACACTCAGGAATTTGATGCTGTTGTTGTCTGTAATGG CCACTATTCCATCCCTTTGTATCCCACAATTCCTGGAATGGAAGACTTCCAGGGTCAGGTGATCCACAGTCACAATTACCGGAGCCCAGAGGCGTTCAGAGACAAAAGGGTTGTATGTCTGGGAGCTGCCGCTTCAGGACAAGACATTGCGGTGGACGTTTCTACTAAAGCTGAAATG GTTTACTTAAGCCACAACAAACCCCCACTACAGACCTACCTCCCAGACAATGTGCAACAAAAACCGGGAATTAAGAAATTAGGGACTCGTTCTGTCACCTTCCTGAACGGAGACGAGACAGACACAGACGTTCTACTGCTTTGTACCGGATATCATTATTACTTCCCGTTCCTGTCTGAAGACTGTCAGGTTCAGATTTCTGATGAGAGAATTACTCCTCTGTACAAACACTTGATTCACATTGATCATCCCACCATGGCATTTGTTGGTATACCAAAAACAATCTGCCCATTTCCCCAGTTTGATGTTCAGATTCGATTTTTCTTGTCTTCCTTGTCGGGAAAATTCAGACTACCATCAAAAGAAGACATGCTTTTGGATACGGAGCAGGACTTTCAGAGTAGGTTGTCCCAAGGATTACTGGTACGATACGCCCATGTCCTGGGGACCAGACAGTGGGGGTACAATGATGAGTTGGCAGATTTAGCCGGTGTGGAACTCATTCCTAGAGTGGTGCAGAATCTATACGACTATGTCCATGAAACCAGAGTGAAAGACATTGTTCGCTATAAAAACCGGAACTATGAAATCATTGATTCTGAAAGATTCAGCAATCTAGACAAGCAGACCTAA